In Mya arenaria isolate MELC-2E11 chromosome 1, ASM2691426v1, the genomic stretch agagaaggacccagtataaaatcttacaatgtacaaatgtatgcaattgtggttttataagtgttttgtgtgatccataaacgtaaaagaaatacatttgacactaataattcttcttttgtttcactttatttttcaataataagtttgctgttttcacgacgaaaatatttaacacgACCGTTCAATATGTGGATGTAAACATCGGACAATCCAACTCaaacgtgttgggattggtgatattttttgtaattcggatgagtcgacttttcgttatctcgatttttttcactaggtcccgaaaaagtcgacataacgaggatcgactgtattgtgtttaaaaaaaaaagtctgTGAATAAAGAGTTTTAATGCCATGACTAAATTCTGACGTTTCGTAACTTGTAACGAGTTATTTGATTGGCTTATCAACGGCCAATCTCAGATGAATCCGAACGGAATGTCCTCATATTCCCACAGCGTGATGTCACGTAGCGTTAATTGAGAATCTGAACTTAATGAGACtgttatttaatatgtattataatgGTATGTAACTTATTATGTAAGCTTATTATGATTAAGATGTGCTAGACGAGCGCAACGAGTCTTTTTATTATAACCCTATTAATATAATTcccatatgaaaaaaaacaaatcatgcTAACGCCGTTTTCTGATCAAAGTACAGTGTATTGAGGTCTACCTTTTATTCATAgcattttatctaaatttaaatgatttttactGTCAATTGGATTTTTTCGCAAACATTCTAACATATTTTCTAAATGCCCGTCgaacatttttctaaaattaaaaaagtatgatGTTTTCTGGTGCCATTGTTaagatcatttttaaaatgataactcCCAAAACCTAAAATCGCATAGggcatgaaataatttaaatataaaaatcacacaagtaaagcattttttgcaaataaaacttattaaagCATGCCAGATTTAAGTTAAACATCCTTTTAACTATATGAGATTGTTTGGCAATTGTTTTACCTTTTAATTGGTATCTCGATCTCATTGAAACAACCTTACTTTTGAGATCTTTAGAGATTCGCGCTCCAAGCAATGCAATAAAATGGCTTCTCAAAATGTTAAACGTAAAGGATGAAAGATATATTGAGCTGACATTCACTGATGCTATTATTCGAAGGTGTCTATGGATGGTCTATTTTCAATCAAAGGGAAATTACCAATTaagtaatttgatttaaatttgacTCGTTTTGGCAAAACGAAAGGAATTTCAGATAAACGGAtggataagaaaatatttcacgTTTCAAGTATTTCAGGAAATGAACGAACATCCTTTTTTGTACGGAAGGCATCAGCACATAGTGCagcaatttcatttttgaaactaGGTAATATACAAACATCTAAAGTATACACAAATAACATGTTCGTACAAgttgtatgaatatttatacgaaaaactacagaaacaagctcagtagcaaaatgtttaaaccaaggttgatggcactgggtaaacgccaaagacatagaacataaaagcaaaatatcacaaacaagaaacatggaagaacagcataaaactccacaatcagcacattgcataaatactatatatataagaaCTAGTTATGcttattaaggattgttaggtaccgccttggaacggtcagttaaactCTTATACAAAACAGGACTATACATAAATGCGATttgtttatgacgtcatttcagGAATGGAAATTCCTACAAATGTCGGGTAAAAGAAGAACAAAATTCTTACTACTACCTAACCTCCGTCGCCATCGTTAGTTGAACTGTGTCTTAACTTAAATTGTCGTCATTGTTACTTTTAGTAGGATAACATTTCCTTTGTTCGtatttcttctcttttttttcgaCCCTTTGTTATTTTACCTTTGGTGTGCTGCAGATGTTAACATTGTGGAATTTGaatttttgaataatgataaCGATTTTCTTCAGGACATGTCTGATTCAAACAACACAGCGTTCAAAACAGCCATTAGGAGAGCGTGCAGTAATGTTCTTCCTATGAAACAGCTAAAGGTGTTTGGTGTTGTTTGTTTGGAAAAGGACAAGGAAAAAGAACAGACGCTGAAAATTGACATCAACATAAATAACAACGAAGAGGTCGGCGCAGGTCAATCTCAGCAGAGTGTCGAAAAAAATCACAGGTATGCGACttatttgataaaagaaaaaaactaaaaccCAATTTACCTGCAAACAGACCTGTCAACACCCCAACACGATGTATAAATAACGgaaatcaatgataaaaaataagataatgcGAAATTTGAAAAAGGGCCGTATCTCCACCAAAGCTTGGTAGATTGGAACCAAAGTATTTTATCATGTGAAACACGCGTACGCATAATAATCTAAATCCACTATACCTCTCATCAGTTATCGCCCATACACCGAGTTTTgctttaaatctgcactctcacggatataccatttttacaactgtttaattttttgtcttggaaagagcaaatttttgcttaATATCTGCAAGCcattgatataaaactgctgacaaaattcagatcgtagattttcatatttccgttcgaaatgtttcatggcttaacccgttactaacggtttaggaaaaatgcataaaaaatccatttttcaacttaattataaaactctgcgatctaaatttttttagcagtcttatatgactggtttccatggatttttgcaaaaattggctcgttccaagacaaaaaataaaaagttgtcaaaaccttcaatctgtgagagtgcaactttaaactTTCTTAGCTGAAAAGAGGACATAATTTATTAAGAGTTTGCAATTTATAACGTCAAACTAAATCTGTATTTTAATGTGCGAAACATGTGTACTAAACAATACGTCAACCCTTTCATGCGTGATCGCCCGAACATCGTCCTCTGCCCCCCGTCGACTCAAATTTTTTTGTGGGGATATGACACTCATTTATTCATTTCACTCATTTCATTTGTAAAGGTCTTTTTTAAAGCCAAGCCGTCAATTAGCCATGTCTGCATCGTAAAGTTTCGTTGATTTACGAGtatgtgatttatttaattatgtggTTTGGTTTAGGCTTATTTCGtctttttttagctcaccagagcacaaagtgctcaaggtgagctattgtgatcggtctttgtccggcgtccgtccgtcagtcagtccgtccgtcaacaattgcttaaaaaaacttctcctctgaaactacatggccaaattcaatgaaacatcAGTAACAACGTtgaacaaaatggctgacttcctgtcttgctttaataaatatcttctctgaaactgcctgtccaaattcaatgaaactttacaggaggcttccttgggtgaccctctacaaaaatacaacaaggggtcacgattgatcaacaacaacaacaacaaaatggccgacttcctattttgctttgaaaaaatcatttcctctaaaactaccagtccaaattcaattaaactttacagaaagattcattgggtgaccctctacaaaaatacaccaaCGGTcaagattgatcaacaacagcaacaacaacaacaaaatggccaaaatgttaaaatctgatagttatgtaaggTTAGCTCTTGaaacaagggcagcaagtcttgctatatcgTCTCCCTTTTAGTTTAGGTTCCACTACTATTTTATGTAAtaagggaatagattttaaatgttattaagtcttcaacatagtcacttaaaggtaattattattcatttttaagtttatagattaaaataattattatacactttattatttagaagaaatttcattttaacttaataataaatttaatattcagacttttccattgaacttcataaAGATTATTCTATGCTGCgatcttatcttctgtgttgatagtgaataagccttaatccatttaaagattttttatatttagaacATGTGAAGGAAAGTAATGTTGACATAGATGGAAGAAGCAGTGATATCAGTGGAAGGTGCTGAATGTGTTCCGATATTTGATTAGaagagcttaaggcagtttattgattttattggatggtgcactgtttgttgtttgtgtgactatactaaaagttctttcagtgtgcaagcaattaaACATAGCACataaacatagttttgtcagtgtgcaggcaaatGAATGAAGTCCTATTTGTGTGCAGGCAATTAAataaagtcctgtcagtgtgcaggcaactggaAAAAAGTCCTAtgagtgtgcaggtatctgtcagtgtgtcagtgtgcagtcagttatcaagtcctgtcagtgtgcaggcaactgaatgAAATCCTTTCAGTGTGatggcaactgtgacaagtcctgtcattGATTATCCTGGAAACATGTTTgatcagtatgtttttcaaaacaacaaataccaagctttttttattacaaaggttaaactttttactcaggtgagcgatttagggccaatATGGCCCTCTTGTTCCTTTTAACTCTTTTCGTTGCGAATGATCCTTGCGTATGTTGTCACTTAAAAACTCTAGTTATAATGATTCAATtcagaatttaaatataaatattgttatcactTTAGATTAAATAAGATATAACTTTGCCTTGGTTACATAATGGTATTTGCATTTTCAGAGTTAGTGCGGATACTACTGAACTGTCGACAAAAATTTGGATGTTCGCTAAAAGGTTAATCAGTTATACAAATCAGTTGAAAGTGTTTGGTATTATCTACATATCGCATAGAACAACCGAGTATTATATCACTCTTAATCACAGTGTAGGTGAAAAGCCTGTCACAACTGGGAGCGTAAAACGCAGTATCGGTCAAACAATTAAAGAAAGCAAAAGCGTAACTGAAGACGTTATCCCTCCAAAAGGCAAGAAGCTAACAAAGAATGAAGACAAAGAAATGCAAGATAAGTCTCTTTGCACTGGAAGCGTAAAGCGCAATGTCAGTCAAAAAACAGAAGCAGGCAAACAACAACCTGTAACTAAAGACGTTTACCCAACATATTGCAAGAAGCCAACACAGAAAGAGGACAAGGGAACACAAGATAAACCTTTCCGCACTGAGAGCGAACAAACAGTGAACAAGCAAGAGAAAAACTGTAACATGGGAAACAGAACATTTATCTCACCTAAGTTTAAAGAGCCAAACAAGAAATTTCGACTTCAGACAGAGCATGGTATAATAGAGGGGTCGGAAGATACTATGCAGTTTGTGCATGTGCATGACGAATCCAAAACTGCTGAGACAGTAAGAAATGAATGTCGGGATTATAGCACTACAATCACAACACCGAGTAGACCCGTAGCAGCAACAAATGTAAACATGAAAAGAAAACGTAAGAGCCAGGTTGAACAAGTTGGAGCAACAATcggtaaaaaaataaagcaagaAAGATCTGGAGAAATGAATAAGGTTAAACTTACGTGTCGGAAGTGCAAAAAGAAGATATTGTACAGcaagaaatgtatgataaaacatattaaagtatGCGCCAATGTATTTGACCAGGATGCCCTAGGATATATCATTAAAGGATAAATAACTGGGCCTGTTGCTTGacaatttctgaaaaaaaatcacacatgCTGAAGAACCTACATGCATCTTCAGTGGTTTTCTATTGAATTACTAATATTTAAAGTTGCTCACAGTACGTAAACTACTCTTCGTTATTCATGGTAAAAGAGATAAGTTTGCAACACAGCTGTCAAAATGTGCCCAAAACGCCTTTTAGTGTCACCTGCCTTGCCTCTTTGGATTAGCTTGAAACCTTCCTGTTTAAGATCTTTATATACATAAAGCTTTGACGTGTAAATAACCAGACATATATGTACTATTTTATCTTAACGTTTTAGTTAAGTTATGATAAATCTATCTTACTTTTTTGACTGTGACAGTTTCCCAAACCAGTTTCAAGATGTTACAATTATCAAGTATTTCTAGCTTATGTTAAGCAGAGACTAAATGATAACTTTATTCAAAActtgaatgaaaaacaacaaaagcattgatttataataatagtGCTTGACTTAAACCttatgcaatattaaaaaatagaatGATCAGAGGAATGTAATATTTGTCAAGTCTTAGAAGtagaatatcattttgttctaGTCTGAAGTCTTTATTCTGCTAATAGACGTTAATATATACCCCTATTTTAAAGGCGTAGATAAAATATGCAAAGGTGTATTAAATAAGTTACATCTGATAAAGAGGATCTCAGTTCATACGTTCACAATACAGTTTTAGCTAGTAGACAAATTAATGTATAAGTATGATAAGTCGattcatttttatcatgttacgtttttttatattgtattttagtGAATTACGAATACTTATTGCTTAACATACATATGTGAGAGACATACTAGTTAACTTTTATATAGACTTCATACTTTTGAGCTTTAAGAATATAGTTAAACTAATCTGTTAGTTATAATTCCATTTTTTAGTATATACGGTTGCtaaagtatatttatatgtattaaaaatatctattcatttcaacaataactttgtgtctgtgttgtgactatatatttattgttctcTAAAATAGTTTGACAAAACTGTTCTTAATCTAAtctcatttaatttcattaaggtgacaagaatatatttaaagattatgacATTTTATTCTTAGTATGGTAATGTGTGGAACTAACACACTCGCGAAGTGCCCATTGTTTAACGGCCAGTTGTCCTCGTCATTTGTTTCTGAATACTCAGCATATTGACATTTAACTATGCCTGTTCGGCATACTGGACAATTGTTATTTGCAGATGCTGTCATGAGtgcatataataatatttccaCAAGAAAGGTAAATTACATCCACAACGCGTTCAAGACAAATCTTGCAATTTCGTCtttagatatttttatttattcttggAATGTCTGAAGCTCATCAACATTTTCGTTGCGTTTTTTCATTCACACTATGATTCATCGCCATACTTTAGTTTTTTCCATCTCCATCAAAATGGATTACAGGTCACTTGCGCGAAATTGAGCGATTTGACATTTCCTCTCCGTCTGTGTATATTAGCTGAAATGCGTTTCCAACCCATATGGTTACCAAACTGCGCTGCTTTCACCGCCGCTTTCTGGCGAGATGATTCAAGTTCATCTAAgttagaaatgtttttttactatAGATTTCAAAGTAAAGTcacaaaataccaaaataacaAAGCTTGTCTTTTCCTGGTATTTCTGTTACGACATTGCTTGTTGTTTACCCATTTCGTTTTTGTCAACGTACGTTTTGCCTTTACAAATGATCATACGCTGGCATGTCAGATACAATCTGCATGGTCATACATTGGATCGTCacaattttaaagttatttagcCCGCCACCTCAGTGGTAGCAACGAAGTGAATCGCCCACACCTGCAAtacatatgaaaatgaaatgaacatttgGACAATGAAAACGATGTAAAATAAAACGCAACCAAAAGAAACAGACCAATTCCCGAGTACACTGGCCCGGCGAAACCAAATCCCTGACCTTTACGGGAGTATTGACTGGCGATGGTGTTGAATATTATGTGGATGGCTCGTCCTGTAGGTATTGCATACCAAACAAACGTTGGTTTTATTGAGCATATGCCTAACGAAATTGGTGTCGacttatttgacattttattgtGAGTTTTTATTTTCggaataaaacttgaaaaataatttccatttgATCAGTATCgattatgcatttttttgtttgtccgAGTTAGTACATAAATGGCTAATGTGTCTCTGAAAGTACAAATATCCGTTTGCGATTATTCCATCATTCATTATATCGATACAGAGAAAATATGCCTTATTTGTTCGAACGGAATGTCAAGGGCATGTTTCTTGACAGCTGCGGTATTACAAAAACTCTTTGAGGCACAGAGTAAAACTGGTGGCAAACAACTAGTAGTGAAACAAGGGTGATGGTGGAGTAAGCGATTTCATTTTCCACTTATGATGATGGATTCTCGTTACATTTGATCAAAACGAGTACGAGGTATTCCGCGCATAGTTGACTTTTAAATTGATCGAAAACAACCATGAAGAGTCGGCGAAGTACTATGCTGTGTTCAAACGAATGCCAACGGATCTAATCACATACATGGACA encodes the following:
- the LOC128204340 gene encoding uncharacterized protein LOC128204340: MYILKLSAEDNNSESIHRVKKLNLETLINTRLEFCENWSNPFVLQDMSDSNNTAFKTAIRRACSNVLPMKQLKVFGVVCLEKDKEKEQTLKIDININNNEEVGAGQSQQSVEKNHRVSADTTELSTKIWMFAKRLISYTNQLKVFGIIYISHRTTEYYITLNHSVGEKPVTTGSVKRSIGQTIKESKSVTEDVIPPKGKKLTKNEDKEMQDKSLCTGSVKRNVSQKTEAGKQQPVTKDVYPTYCKKPTQKEDKGTQDKPFRTESEQTVNKQEKNCNMGNRTFISPKFKEPNKKFRLQTEHGIIEGSEDTMQFVHVHDESKTAETVRNECRDYSTTITTPSRPVAATNVNMKRKRKSQVEQVGATIGKKIKQERSGEMNKVKLTCRKCKKKILYSKKCMIKHIKVCANVFDQDALGYIIKG